Genomic segment of Benincasa hispida cultivar B227 chromosome 1, ASM972705v1, whole genome shotgun sequence:
aCCAAGCAAGCATAAATACAAACAAATGAATTCTAACATGCaaaatcaaactccaaaaaggtaatttatttttgtcaatttttcgGAAATTATGGAACTAGTGAATACATACAAAATGAAATGCATATCTTCTTACGGAGTGTATAAAATTACAACTTCGTGAAATACAAGTTTTTAAGTTGCCAAAAGACTTTTTGTTTTGTAGATAATTTGGTGAAGAGAACTTTATGTGGGATTGTAAACAAATCAATTTTGGTGGATAATTTTTTGTCAATTAATTatgaatgaattaattttttgtggTGGAGAATTTTGtgtgaattaatttaataagaaTTTTGTGTGAATTAAGTTGgttgttgaaattgaaaatgagaATTTAATAAGGGACATAAGAGTATTTGTACAACAAAATTTCTCATGTTTACACcattttcatcataaaaaaagataaaaaaagaaacttgtttttcaaaaatagataaaaaaaaaaaaattacaaaatcaaactcaaacaaagttgtttgtttgtttatttatttatttttttttgtccataaatttatttattgtacAGGAGGCTAGAGGAGCAAGAATCATACCACCAGGAGAGAAAGGTGAAGAGGAGGTGAAAATGTTAAGCACATCCATTCCCGAATCGTCGTCCTCAGCTTCTGCTTTTCGACCCACCGCCACACTACTTTCAGGTTTCATTCAGAAACCCACTTCTCTTTCATGGCCATCTTCTTTTTCCAAGCTCTCCATCTCCTTCGTCGCCATTAAAGCGCCTTCTCTTTCAACTCACCATAGAGTACGTCTTCTCTTCTCTTACTGCAGTTTCAGCCATGCATTTCTCTGTCTTCCTACGAAAACGaacaaaaagggaaaaacaaaaacaatttctCCATTTCGAAGAactgatttttttcaaaattaatcgCGGATGCTAGTTCGATCGTAGTGCCTTTTTGGGAAATCTGTATAGTTCTTTTGTCTTTGTTTTGACGAGAGTATGAAGTTGAATACAAAGGTATCATTCGAATCCCTTGACTGTTATGAGGGATATCATTGTGGATTATGCAGCCATGGTGTTTGATGAAATGTCTAGTGGAAAAGGAAACTGGTTTTTCCATAGGGTTGTGACGAGAATAGTTGGGGAATATTGGGTTGAGCAAATAACTAATCTGCATTCTAACCTGGGTAAAATCATGACTTAGTTTTGTGGATTCTCTAGCATGATCGGTCATGTGATCATAAAAGTAGATATTTCCACACATATCAATGTTTGAAACCACATTCTGTAGGTCAAAGTCCCATTTAGAAGTTTAGATCAGACTCAGATGGTTATggcaaataatatttaataggGAAAGCTATGGCACCAAAGTCCCACGAGGAGAAGATTGTGGGTATACAAGTGAAGGCAATCAATCATCTTCTTTTCCACGAGGTCTGTAAGgtgaaatgaaattaaaaacaaaatcatgaaAATTTATACCAAAAAATGGCTAATATCATATTATTGTAGAGATGTTAGAGAGGTCTATGATCTAACATGGGAATATAGTCAACTTACTTGTATCAATAGAATCTTTGTTTCccgaaaaataaaattttcaggTTCAATGACATGGTCACATGGGGTCAAGCACTTCAAAAAAGAGTCTGTTAGTCTAGACAAAAAATATGATGGCTCGAGTGCGATCAAAATTCTACATATTTGACATATTTTGATGTTGGAGAGGTCTAAGGTCCATAACATCATAGAATGTCCCAAATTTAGttgtataaatataatcatCAGTTGCCGAAGAATGAAATAGTCAACTTCAATGACATGGTCATGGAGGATCATAATCGAACATTTGATTGACAAAGTACTTCAAAGAAGAGTTGGTCAGTCTAGACCAGAAAATTTGACAGTTTGAATGGAGGATAGTTGGGAGTGTGATCAAAATTCTTCATTGGCTAACAAATGAGAAAATTATAGTATATAAATGAGGACAATTAtgtccaatatatatataagatcgTTTGAATGAAACTAAAGTAAATAATATTGTACCAATTGTAGAGATGTTGAAAAGGTAAATCATCGACACCTCtccatgaaaatgaaaatttagataCTTAAAACTTAAAACCAATTGGTATAAGACTATAATAAGACGTAAACCCAAAATACGACTGTTCAACATTATGCAGGTCTTCAACTCAGAACTTCAATGAAAGAAGAAAGTATAGTTTATGGAGCTTgcgacttactttcattttgcaGAAGTCTTTGATTCAATCAGCCTGGACGCGAAGATCTCGAGGAGAAGCTGCAAAAAGAGGGAACAGGAAATCGTGGAAGCAAAGAACGGATATGTACATGAGACCATTTGTTTTGGATGTTTACTTTTCAAGGAGATTCATCCATGCTAAAGTGATGCATCGAGGAACAAGCAAGGTTGTTTCGGCAGCAAGCACTAATTGCAAGGATTTAAGGTATTCATTACTATCACCCACTGATGAGAATGCCTGTAGGATTATTGGGAACCTAATTGCTGAGAGATGTAAAGAAGCTGATGTGTTTGTAATGTCTTATGATCCTCCAGACATGGAAAGAATTCAAGGCAAAATTGGGATTGTAATTGATACTATTAAGAAGAATGGTATTCTATTCGTCTAGGCTTTGTTATTCATCTTCTCCATGTAAATTGGTCTCCTCTCTAGTCTCTACCATACAGTCTAtactaatataataaatttcgTCTCAAACTGCTGTCATGAGAGAGAGAAACCTCTAAATAACACTTTTTGGTCAATTATTTGGTCAAATACTTtactatttataataatttaatccttattgtgaaaaatattattaagatttaatgaaatttctaac
This window contains:
- the LOC120091482 gene encoding 50S ribosomal protein L18-like: MLSTSIPESSSSASAFRPTATLLSGFIQKPTSLSWPSSFSKLSISFVAIKAPSLSTHHRKSLIQSAWTRRSRGEAAKRGNRKSWKQRTDMYMRPFVLDVYFSRRFIHAKVMHRGTSKVVSAASTNCKDLRYSLLSPTDENACRIIGNLIAERCKEADVFVMSYDPPDMERIQGKIGIVIDTIKKNGILFV